A single Streptomyces sp. 2114.4 DNA region contains:
- the folP gene encoding dihydropteroate synthase: MSTLRGRVAGLPDWGRCAVMGVVNVTPDSFSDGGDWFDTELAVKHGLDLVAQGADMVDVGGESTRPGAARVDEAEELRRVVPVVRELAAAGVVVSVDTMRASVAEQAVEAGARLVNDVSAGAADPAMVSVVATHHVPFVVMHWRGQSIDMNNRAVYEDVVAEVVDELARSVERAVAGGIDPDRIVIDPGLGFAKKAEHDLALVAGLARLRALGRPLLVAASRKRFLGRVLAGGEGAAPPPARERDAATAAVSAIVAREGAWAVRVHEVRASADAVRVARAVEDAAAARRGETAGAAGAGEMSDTTANTTGTV; the protein is encoded by the coding sequence ATGAGTACCTTGCGTGGCCGGGTGGCCGGACTGCCGGACTGGGGACGCTGCGCGGTGATGGGCGTCGTCAATGTGACGCCTGATTCGTTCTCCGACGGCGGTGACTGGTTCGATACCGAACTCGCCGTCAAACACGGTCTCGACCTGGTGGCGCAGGGCGCCGACATGGTGGACGTGGGCGGTGAGTCGACCCGGCCGGGCGCGGCGCGGGTGGACGAGGCCGAGGAGCTGCGCCGGGTCGTCCCGGTCGTCCGGGAGCTTGCCGCCGCCGGTGTCGTGGTCTCCGTCGACACCATGCGCGCCTCGGTCGCCGAACAGGCCGTGGAGGCCGGGGCGCGCCTGGTCAACGACGTCAGCGCAGGCGCCGCCGACCCGGCGATGGTGTCCGTGGTGGCCACCCACCACGTCCCGTTCGTGGTGATGCACTGGCGGGGCCAGTCCATCGACATGAACAACCGCGCCGTCTACGAGGACGTGGTCGCCGAGGTCGTCGACGAACTCGCCCGGAGCGTGGAGCGTGCGGTGGCCGGCGGGATCGACCCGGACCGGATCGTCATCGACCCCGGCCTGGGCTTCGCCAAGAAGGCGGAGCACGATCTCGCGCTGGTCGCCGGGCTGGCGCGGCTGCGGGCGCTGGGCCGTCCGTTGCTGGTGGCGGCATCGAGGAAACGGTTCCTGGGCAGGGTGCTGGCAGGGGGCGAGGGAGCTGCCCCGCCGCCGGCCCGGGAGCGGGACGCGGCGACGGCGGCGGTGTCGGCGATCGTGGCGCGAGAGGGGGCCTGGGCGGTGCGGGTGCACGAGGTCAGGGCGAGCGCGGACGCGGTACGGGTGGCCCGTGCCGTGGAGGACGCGGCGGCGGCCCGGCGTGGCGAAACGGCCGGTGCGGCCGGTGCGGGTGAGATGAGCGACACGACGGCGAACACGACGGGAACGGTGTGA
- a CDS encoding nuclear transport factor 2 family protein has translation MGPRTDIELVEQANTTLYETIERGDHEALSELWLDGQVSVVHPGWPVLRGRGEVLRSYALIMANTEYIQFFLTDVEIDVVGDTALVTCTENILSGGPAEDDGSVGPLIGQLVVATNVFRRTEDGWRVWSHHGSPVLADRDEEDEDDEAGGDGDEDAL, from the coding sequence TTGGGCCCACGGACGGACATCGAGCTGGTCGAGCAGGCGAACACCACGCTGTACGAGACCATCGAGCGCGGCGATCACGAGGCGCTGTCCGAACTGTGGCTGGACGGACAGGTGAGTGTGGTCCACCCCGGGTGGCCGGTGCTGCGGGGGCGCGGCGAGGTGCTGCGCTCGTACGCCCTGATCATGGCGAACACCGAGTACATCCAGTTCTTCCTCACCGATGTGGAGATCGATGTCGTCGGTGACACCGCGCTGGTGACCTGCACCGAGAACATCCTCAGCGGCGGGCCCGCGGAGGACGACGGCTCGGTGGGGCCGCTGATCGGCCAGCTGGTCGTGGCGACCAATGTCTTCCGGCGTACGGAGGACGGCTGGCGGGTGTGGTCGCACCACGGCTCGCCGGTGCTGGCGGACCGTGACGAGGAGGACGAGGACGACGAGGCCGGGGGCGACGGCGACGAGGACGCCCTCTGA
- a CDS encoding phosphatidylglycerol lysyltransferase domain-containing protein, whose amino-acid sequence MSDRLDGEKSEKVAWRPPRWLRGPRPEAVPGCVGTAGVVVGLLNLAAGMFPRFRHSRVHALAEVLPGAVSPLAAAASLVVGILLLLLAHGLKRRKRRAWGAAVALLPVGIAAQLVYRHSVFGAVLSLALLAFLVWHRREFAALPDPRSRWKALANFVVLGGAAFGIGMIIVSSHPNKIIGSPSVWDRVQHVLWGLCGFEGPIGYTQQVDYTVGYSLGALGLLTVATTAYLAFRPEHPAARLTDDDEQQLRELLARHGARDSLGYFALRRDKGVVFSPTGKAAVCYRVISGVMLASGDPIGDVEAWPGAIERFMAEAKAHSWTPAVTGCSETGGQVWTRETGMDALELGDEAIVEVADFTLAGRAMRNVRQMVKRIERNGYETRVRRVRDLDPAELARIQQAADAWRDTDTERGFSMALGRIDAVADGDGVIATAHLPVAEGEAPGPYGDLKAMQYFVPWGDSGISLERMRRDRSADPGMNELLIVATLQAAPDLKIKQMSLNFAVFRSSLERGEKLGAGPVIRVWRGLLVFLSRWYQIESLYKFNDKFRPRWEPRFVVFRNSRDIPRIGLAAMQAEGYLELNLPRIFRRRKPAEPRPCVHTPEPVRAAGAVERAA is encoded by the coding sequence ATGTCTGACAGGCTAGATGGCGAGAAGTCGGAGAAGGTTGCGTGGCGTCCGCCACGCTGGCTCCGCGGTCCGCGGCCCGAAGCGGTGCCGGGGTGCGTCGGTACGGCCGGTGTGGTCGTCGGCCTGTTGAACCTCGCCGCCGGGATGTTCCCGCGGTTCCGGCACAGCCGGGTGCACGCCCTCGCGGAGGTGCTGCCGGGCGCGGTGAGCCCGCTGGCGGCCGCCGCCTCCCTCGTCGTGGGCATCCTGCTGCTCCTTTTGGCCCACGGGCTCAAACGGCGTAAGCGGCGGGCCTGGGGAGCGGCCGTGGCGCTGCTCCCGGTGGGGATCGCCGCTCAGCTGGTCTACCGCCACTCCGTGTTCGGCGCGGTGCTCTCGCTGGCCCTGCTGGCGTTCCTGGTGTGGCACCGCAGGGAGTTCGCGGCGCTGCCCGACCCGCGCAGCCGCTGGAAGGCGCTGGCCAACTTCGTCGTGCTCGGCGGTGCCGCTTTCGGCATCGGCATGATCATCGTCAGTTCCCACCCCAACAAGATCATCGGTTCGCCCTCCGTCTGGGACCGCGTCCAGCACGTCCTGTGGGGCCTGTGCGGCTTCGAGGGCCCGATCGGCTACACCCAGCAGGTGGACTACACCGTCGGCTACTCCCTCGGCGCGCTCGGCCTGCTGACCGTCGCCACCACCGCCTACCTCGCCTTCCGCCCCGAGCACCCGGCGGCCCGGCTGACCGACGACGACGAGCAGCAACTGCGTGAACTGCTCGCCCGGCACGGTGCCCGTGACTCGCTCGGCTACTTCGCGCTGCGCCGCGACAAGGGCGTGGTCTTCTCCCCGACCGGCAAGGCCGCGGTCTGCTACCGGGTGATCTCCGGGGTGATGCTCGCCAGCGGCGACCCGATAGGCGATGTCGAGGCCTGGCCGGGCGCCATCGAGCGCTTCATGGCGGAGGCCAAGGCGCACTCCTGGACCCCGGCGGTCACCGGCTGCAGCGAGACCGGCGGCCAGGTGTGGACCCGGGAGACCGGGATGGACGCGCTGGAGCTCGGCGACGAGGCGATCGTGGAGGTGGCCGACTTCACCCTGGCCGGCCGCGCGATGCGCAACGTACGGCAGATGGTCAAGCGCATCGAGCGCAACGGTTACGAGACCCGGGTGCGGCGGGTGCGCGATCTGGACCCGGCCGAGCTGGCGCGGATCCAGCAGGCCGCGGACGCCTGGCGGGACACCGACACCGAGCGCGGCTTCTCCATGGCGCTGGGCCGGATCGATGCGGTGGCCGACGGCGACGGGGTGATCGCGACCGCCCACCTGCCGGTCGCCGAGGGCGAGGCGCCCGGCCCGTACGGGGACCTGAAGGCGATGCAGTACTTCGTGCCGTGGGGCGACAGCGGGATCTCCCTGGAGCGGATGCGGCGCGACCGCAGCGCCGACCCCGGCATGAACGAGCTGCTGATCGTCGCCACGCTGCAGGCCGCCCCGGACCTCAAGATCAAGCAGATGTCGCTGAACTTCGCGGTCTTCCGCTCCTCTCTGGAGCGCGGCGAGAAGCTGGGCGCCGGGCCGGTCATCCGGGTCTGGCGCGGGCTGCTGGTCTTCCTGTCCCGCTGGTACCAGATCGAGTCCCTGTACAAGTTCAACGACAAGTTCCGGCCACGCTGGGAGCCCCGCTTCGTGGTCTTCCGCAACAGCCGTGACATCCCCCGGATCGGTCTGGCGGCGATGCAGGCCGAGGGCTATCTGGAGCTGAACCTGCCGCGCATCTTCCGGCGCCGGAAGCCCGCCGAGCCGCGGCCGTGCGTGCACACGCCGGAGCCGGTCAGGGCGGCGGGCGCGGTCGAGCGGGCGGCCTGA
- the hpt gene encoding hypoxanthine phosphoribosyltransferase, translating into MGSDLQSVLISKEEIDAKLAELAAKIDAEYAGKDLLIVGVLKGAVMVMADLARALSTPVTMDWMAVSSYGAGTQSSGVVRILKDLDTDIKGKHVLIVEDIIDSGLTLSWLLSNLGSREPASLEVCTLLRKPDAAKVAIDVKWIGFDIPNEFVVGYGLDFAEKYRNLPFVGTLAPHVYGG; encoded by the coding sequence ATGGGCTCCGACCTTCAGTCGGTTCTCATCAGCAAGGAAGAGATCGACGCGAAGCTGGCTGAGCTGGCCGCGAAGATCGACGCGGAGTACGCGGGCAAGGACCTGCTCATCGTCGGTGTCCTCAAGGGCGCCGTGATGGTCATGGCGGACCTGGCGCGCGCGCTGTCCACCCCCGTCACGATGGACTGGATGGCCGTGTCGTCGTACGGCGCGGGCACCCAGTCCTCCGGTGTGGTCCGCATCCTCAAGGACCTCGACACCGACATCAAGGGCAAGCACGTCCTGATCGTCGAGGACATCATCGACTCCGGCCTGACGCTGTCGTGGCTGCTGTCGAACCTCGGCTCGCGGGAGCCGGCCTCGCTGGAGGTCTGCACGCTGCTGCGCAAGCCGGACGCGGCCAAGGTCGCCATCGACGTGAAGTGGATCGGCTTCGACATCCCCAACGAGTTCGTGGTGGGGTACGGCCTCGATTTCGCGGAGAAGTACCGCAATCTGCCGTTCGTCGGTACTCTCGCGCCGCACGTCTACGGCGGCTGA
- the folB gene encoding dihydroneopterin aldolase produces MDRVALRGLKARGHHGVFPREREEGQTFIVDLVLGLDTRPAAAADDLAKTVHYGVVAEEVVAVVQGEPVDLIETLAERIAGQCLKHEGVQEVEVVVHKPDAPITVPFDDVTITITRSRV; encoded by the coding sequence GTGGATCGTGTCGCGCTGCGTGGGCTGAAGGCCCGGGGCCACCACGGGGTGTTTCCCCGGGAGCGCGAGGAAGGGCAGACCTTCATCGTCGACCTGGTGCTCGGCCTGGACACCCGCCCGGCAGCGGCCGCCGACGATCTCGCGAAGACCGTGCACTACGGCGTTGTGGCCGAAGAGGTGGTGGCCGTCGTGCAGGGCGAGCCCGTTGACCTCATCGAGACCCTGGCGGAGCGCATCGCCGGCCAGTGCCTCAAGCACGAGGGCGTGCAGGAGGTGGAGGTGGTGGTGCACAAGCCGGACGCGCCCATCACCGTCCCCTTCGATGACGTGACCATCACCATCACTCGGAGCCGAGTATGA
- a CDS encoding zinc-dependent metalloprotease, producing the protein MTSIGGTEMVDWNLAVATATRFVRPGPEVSRDEARAIVAELRKHAKSSEAHVRAFTRMAQPDATGEAPHDTPVLVVDRPGWIKANVAGFRAVLKPLLAKMEDRRSALPGGAVLGAVGGKVTGVELGMLLSFLASRVLGQYETFAPASRDLPAGAQGGRLLLVAPNIVHVERELEVEPHDFRLWVCLHEETHRTQFTAVPWLRDHIEGEIQAFLGETDIDPGTLLERLREAAQSLAGAKPEGEEGEEESSRSLVDLVQTPAQREILGRLTAVMSLLEGHADYVMDGVGPDVVPSVAEIREKFQKRRASGAGRLDQALRKLLGLDAKLRQYRDGERFVSAVVEEVGMDGFNRVWTSPNTLPTKQEIAKPADWVARVHRKADGAP; encoded by the coding sequence ATGACGAGCATCGGTGGGACCGAGATGGTCGACTGGAACCTCGCGGTCGCGACCGCGACCCGGTTCGTACGGCCGGGGCCAGAGGTGAGCCGGGACGAGGCGCGCGCGATCGTCGCCGAGCTGCGCAAGCACGCCAAGTCCTCCGAGGCGCACGTCCGGGCCTTCACGCGGATGGCACAGCCCGACGCGACGGGCGAGGCGCCGCATGACACGCCGGTCCTCGTCGTGGACCGGCCCGGCTGGATCAAGGCGAACGTCGCCGGTTTCCGGGCCGTGCTCAAGCCGCTGCTGGCCAAGATGGAGGACCGCCGCTCGGCGCTCCCCGGCGGCGCGGTGCTCGGCGCGGTGGGCGGCAAGGTGACCGGCGTGGAGCTGGGCATGCTGCTGTCGTTCCTGGCCTCGCGGGTCCTCGGCCAGTACGAGACCTTCGCCCCGGCCTCCCGGGACCTGCCGGCGGGGGCACAGGGCGGCCGGCTGCTGCTCGTCGCGCCCAACATCGTGCACGTGGAGCGCGAGCTGGAGGTGGAACCGCACGACTTCCGGCTGTGGGTGTGCCTCCACGAGGAGACCCACCGCACCCAGTTCACCGCCGTGCCCTGGCTGCGGGACCACATCGAGGGCGAGATCCAGGCGTTCCTGGGCGAGACGGACATCGATCCGGGCACTCTCCTGGAGCGGCTGCGCGAGGCCGCCCAGTCGCTGGCCGGCGCCAAGCCCGAGGGTGAGGAGGGCGAGGAGGAGAGCAGCCGCTCCCTCGTCGATCTCGTCCAGACGCCCGCGCAGCGCGAGATCCTGGGCCGGCTGACGGCGGTGATGTCCCTGCTGGAGGGCCACGCCGACTACGTGATGGACGGCGTGGGCCCCGATGTCGTGCCGTCGGTCGCCGAGATCCGTGAGAAGTTCCAGAAGCGCCGGGCCAGCGGCGCCGGGCGGCTGGACCAGGCGCTGCGCAAGCTGCTCGGCCTGGACGCCAAGCTGCGGCAGTACCGCGACGGCGAGCGGTTCGTCAGCGCGGTCGTCGAGGAGGTCGGGATGGACGGCTTCAACCGCGTCTGGACGTCGCCGAACACCCTCCCGACCAAACAAGAGATCGCCAAACCGGCGGACTGGGTCGCGCGGGTGCACCGCAAAGCGGACGGGGCACCGTAA
- the ftsH gene encoding ATP-dependent zinc metalloprotease FtsH, which yields MDVKRYFRGPVMWIVLAVLAVVVLMQVVGSSGGYKTVDTGQVVKAIADNKVKSAELTTGDENKIKVELSGSYKIDGSNKLQASYIGDQGVDVAKNLQAKYQTGEIKDGYTVSPSKQNPFVSVLLSLLPFVLIVVVFLFLMNQMQGGGSRVMNFGKSKAKLITKDTPKTTFSDVAGSDEAVEELHEIKEFLQEPAKFQAVGAKIPKGVLLYGPPGTGKTLLARAVAGEAGVPFYSISGSDFVEMFVGVGASRVRDLFEQAKTNAPAIVFVDEIDAVGRHRGAGLGGGHDEREQTLNQLLVEMDGFDVKGGVILIAATNRPDILDPALLRPGRFDRQIAVDRPDLQGRLEILKVHQKGKPVAPDVDLSAVAKRTPGFTGADLSNVLNEAALLTARSDEKLINNHFLDEAIDRVVAGPQKRTRIMSEKEKKITAYHEGGHALVAAASPNSDPVHKITILSRGRALGYTMVLPDEDKYSTTRNEMLDQLAYMLGGRAAEELVFHDPTTGAANDIEKATATARAMVTQYGMTERLGAIKFGTDNSEPFLGREMGHQRDYSEEVAALVDEEVKRLIETAHNEAWEILVENRDVLDNLVLTLLEKETLNKEEIAELFKHVVKRPARPAWTGSSRRTPSSRPPVLSPRELAPANGSVTTTATVSTEKAEAPEEQRPES from the coding sequence ATGGACGTGAAGCGATACTTCCGTGGGCCGGTCATGTGGATCGTGCTGGCCGTCCTCGCCGTGGTCGTGTTGATGCAGGTCGTCGGCTCGTCCGGCGGCTACAAGACGGTGGACACCGGTCAGGTCGTCAAGGCGATCGCTGACAACAAGGTGAAATCCGCCGAGCTGACGACCGGTGACGAGAACAAGATCAAGGTCGAGCTGTCGGGCTCCTACAAGATCGACGGCTCCAACAAGCTCCAGGCGAGCTACATCGGCGACCAGGGCGTCGATGTGGCCAAGAACCTGCAGGCCAAGTACCAGACCGGCGAGATCAAGGACGGGTACACCGTCTCCCCGTCGAAGCAGAACCCCTTCGTCTCGGTGCTGCTGTCGCTGCTCCCCTTCGTCCTCATCGTGGTCGTCTTCCTGTTCCTGATGAACCAGATGCAGGGCGGCGGCTCCCGGGTGATGAACTTCGGGAAGTCGAAGGCGAAGCTGATCACCAAGGACACCCCCAAGACGACGTTCTCGGACGTCGCGGGGTCGGACGAGGCGGTCGAAGAGCTCCACGAGATCAAGGAGTTCCTGCAGGAGCCGGCGAAGTTCCAGGCCGTCGGCGCCAAGATCCCCAAGGGTGTGCTGCTGTACGGCCCGCCCGGAACGGGCAAGACGCTGCTGGCGCGTGCCGTCGCCGGCGAGGCGGGTGTCCCGTTCTACTCGATCTCTGGCTCCGACTTCGTCGAGATGTTCGTCGGTGTCGGTGCCTCCCGTGTCCGTGACCTCTTCGAGCAGGCCAAGACGAACGCCCCGGCGATCGTCTTCGTCGACGAGATCGACGCCGTCGGCCGGCACCGTGGTGCGGGGCTGGGCGGTGGCCACGACGAGCGCGAGCAGACCCTCAACCAGCTCCTGGTCGAGATGGACGGCTTCGACGTCAAGGGCGGCGTGATCCTGATCGCCGCCACGAACCGTCCGGACATCCTCGACCCGGCGCTGCTGCGCCCCGGCCGTTTCGACCGGCAGATCGCCGTCGACCGTCCGGACCTGCAGGGCCGCCTCGAAATCCTCAAGGTCCACCAGAAGGGCAAGCCGGTCGCCCCGGACGTCGACCTCTCGGCCGTCGCCAAGCGCACCCCCGGCTTCACCGGTGCCGATCTGTCGAACGTCCTCAACGAGGCCGCGCTGCTGACGGCCCGGAGCGACGAGAAGCTGATCAACAACCACTTCCTGGACGAGGCGATCGACCGCGTCGTGGCCGGCCCGCAGAAGCGGACCCGGATCATGTCCGAGAAGGAGAAGAAGATCACCGCGTACCACGAGGGCGGACACGCCCTGGTCGCGGCGGCCTCACCGAACTCCGACCCGGTGCACAAGATCACGATCCTGTCCCGCGGCCGGGCCCTGGGCTACACCATGGTCCTGCCCGACGAGGACAAGTACTCCACGACCCGCAACGAGATGCTGGACCAGCTGGCGTACATGCTGGGCGGCCGCGCGGCCGAGGAGCTGGTCTTCCACGACCCGACCACGGGTGCCGCCAACGACATCGAGAAGGCCACCGCAACGGCCCGCGCGATGGTCACGCAGTACGGCATGACCGAACGGCTCGGCGCGATCAAGTTCGGGACCGACAACTCCGAGCCCTTCCTGGGCCGTGAGATGGGTCACCAGCGCGACTACTCGGAAGAGGTCGCCGCGCTGGTCGATGAGGAAGTCAAGAGGCTCATCGAGACCGCGCACAACGAGGCGTGGGAGATCCTGGTCGAGAACCGCGATGTGCTGGACAACCTGGTGCTGACGCTGCTGGAGAAGGAGACCCTCAACAAGGAGGAGATCGCCGAGCTCTTCAAGCACGTGGTCAAGCGCCCGGCCCGCCCGGCCTGGACCGGCTCCTCGCGCCGTACGCCCTCCAGCCGCCCGCCGGTGCTCTCGCCGCGGGAGCTGGCCCCGGCCAACGGCTCGGTGACCACGACCGCCACCGTTTCCACGGAGAAGGCGGAGGCTCCCGAGGAGCAGCGTCCCGAGAGCTGA
- the tilS gene encoding tRNA lysidine(34) synthetase TilS → MGPHPAVAAIRLAVRRVLHDVLTHHCAQDRHEPPLVLVACSGGADSMALASALAFEAPKLGVRAGGVTIDHGLQEGSDLRAAEVALRLRGLRLDPVEVVAVDVDQPNRVAHGTAYRGGGGRGAGGPEAAARDARYAALDATAERHGATAVLLGHTRDDQAETVLLGLARGSGTRSLSGMAATSGRDGRYRRPFLDVDRQTARKACLIQSLPVWDDPHNTDPAYTRSRLRHEGLPALEKALGKGVVEALARTAQLSRDDADALDAWAADAEGTVLDDTGTLDIAALFALPPAVRRRVLRRAVIAAGAPAGSLFARHIEEVDRLITAWRGQGAINLPGRVGVRRQGGRLVIRQG, encoded by the coding sequence ATGGGTCCCCATCCAGCGGTCGCCGCGATACGCCTGGCGGTCCGCCGCGTACTCCACGACGTCCTCACCCACCACTGCGCGCAGGACCGGCACGAGCCCCCGCTCGTGCTCGTCGCCTGCTCCGGCGGCGCCGATTCGATGGCGCTCGCCTCCGCCCTCGCCTTCGAGGCCCCCAAGCTCGGGGTCCGCGCCGGGGGCGTCACCATCGACCACGGCCTCCAGGAGGGCTCGGACCTCCGCGCCGCCGAGGTCGCCCTGCGGCTGCGGGGCCTGCGACTGGACCCCGTCGAGGTCGTCGCCGTCGATGTGGACCAGCCGAACAGGGTGGCGCACGGCACCGCGTACCGGGGTGGTGGCGGGCGAGGGGCGGGCGGACCGGAAGCCGCCGCCCGTGACGCTCGTTACGCCGCCCTGGACGCCACCGCCGAGCGCCACGGCGCCACCGCGGTCCTCCTCGGCCACACCCGCGACGACCAGGCGGAAACGGTGCTGCTCGGTCTCGCCCGGGGTTCCGGGACCCGCTCGCTCTCCGGTATGGCGGCGACCAGCGGCAGGGACGGCCGCTACCGCCGGCCCTTCCTCGACGTGGACCGCCAGACCGCCCGCAAGGCCTGCCTGATCCAGTCGCTGCCCGTCTGGGACGACCCGCACAACACCGACCCCGCCTACACCCGCTCACGCCTCCGCCACGAGGGCCTGCCCGCCCTGGAGAAGGCGCTCGGCAAGGGCGTCGTCGAGGCGCTGGCCCGTACCGCCCAGCTCTCCCGTGACGATGCCGATGCGCTGGATGCCTGGGCCGCCGACGCGGAGGGCACGGTCCTCGACGACACCGGCACCCTCGACATCGCCGCTCTCTTCGCCCTGCCCCCCGCGGTGCGCCGCCGGGTGCTGCGCCGGGCAGTCATCGCCGCCGGCGCACCGGCCGGTTCGCTCTTCGCCCGCCACATCGAAGAAGTGGACCGGCTGATCACGGCCTGGCGGGGGCAGGGAGCCATCAACCTCCCCGGGCGAGTGGGTGTGCGACGGCAGGGTGGCAGACTGGTGATCCGGCAGGGCTGA
- a CDS encoding esterase family protein → MGLTSKKVLLLAVLVAVALFVLTVWLWPRLAKGNWRAVLGRVGLLLATQLSLFAVIGLSANNSFGFYASWADLFGQEQEPGVVTNYQTGPNGTKLQMLGTERVSVRNGARPAVGGRIDKVLIQGEHSRIASPAFVYLPPQYFQKEYAHKNFPAALVLTGYPGTAQALYKKLHFPQTQHALLKKHKMQPTVLVMMRPTVAPPRDTECMDIPRGPQTETFFTKDLRADIAGHYRIGREAKSWGVIGDSTGGYCALKMTMRHPDAYSSAVALSGAYKAPLDATTGDLFGGNPQLQRENNLLWRQQHLPAPEVNLLVTSSKQGEGNYHQTLRFIQQTKSPSRVSSIILDSGGHNFNTWRREIPAALEWLGNHLKA, encoded by the coding sequence ATGGGTCTCACCAGCAAGAAAGTGCTGCTTCTTGCCGTCCTCGTTGCGGTGGCACTGTTCGTCCTCACCGTTTGGCTCTGGCCTCGCCTGGCCAAGGGGAACTGGCGCGCTGTCCTCGGCCGTGTCGGACTCCTGCTGGCGACCCAGCTTTCGCTTTTCGCCGTGATCGGCCTGTCCGCCAACAACTCGTTCGGGTTCTACGCGTCCTGGGCCGACCTCTTCGGCCAGGAGCAGGAGCCGGGTGTGGTCACCAATTACCAAACCGGGCCGAACGGCACCAAGCTGCAGATGCTGGGCACCGAGCGGGTCAGCGTCCGGAACGGGGCACGCCCGGCGGTCGGCGGCCGCATCGACAAGGTGCTGATCCAGGGCGAACACTCCCGTATCGCCAGCCCTGCCTTTGTCTATCTGCCCCCGCAGTACTTCCAGAAGGAATACGCGCACAAGAATTTCCCGGCGGCGCTGGTGCTCACCGGGTATCCGGGCACCGCCCAGGCGCTCTACAAAAAGCTGCATTTCCCGCAGACCCAGCACGCACTGCTCAAGAAACACAAGATGCAGCCGACCGTCCTGGTGATGATGCGTCCGACGGTCGCGCCGCCCCGCGACACCGAGTGCATGGACATACCGCGCGGCCCGCAGACCGAGACCTTTTTCACCAAGGACCTGCGCGCGGATATCGCCGGGCACTACCGAATAGGGCGCGAGGCCAAGAGCTGGGGTGTCATCGGTGACTCCACCGGCGGCTACTGCGCGCTGAAGATGACCATGCGCCACCCCGACGCGTACTCCAGCGCCGTCGCCCTCTCCGGCGCCTACAAGGCCCCCCTCGACGCCACCACCGGCGACCTCTTCGGCGGCAACCCGCAGCTGCAGCGCGAGAACAACCTGCTCTGGCGTCAGCAGCACCTGCCGGCCCCCGAGGTGAACCTGCTGGTCACCAGCAGCAAACAGGGGGAGGGCAACTACCACCAGACGCTGCGGTTCATCCAGCAGACGAAGTCACCGAGCCGGGTCTCGTCGATCATCCTCGACAGCGGCGGCCACAACTTCAACACCTGGCGCCGCGAGATCCCGGCCGCCCTGGAGTGGCTGGGCAATCACCTCAAGGCCTGA
- the folE gene encoding GTP cyclohydrolase I FolE yields the protein MTDPVTLGVDGKIGTFDEKRAENAVRELLIAVGEDPDREGLLETPARVARAYKEIFAGLWQKPEDVLTTTFDLGHDEMVLVKDIELVSSCEHHLVPFVGVAHVGYIPSADGKITGLSKLARLVDVYARRPQVQERLTTQIADSLMEILEPRGVIVVIECEHMCMTMRGVRKPGAKTTTSAVRGQLRDAATRAEAMSLILAR from the coding sequence ATGACCGACCCTGTGACGCTGGGCGTCGACGGCAAGATCGGCACATTCGACGAGAAGCGCGCCGAGAACGCCGTTCGCGAGCTGCTCATCGCGGTGGGCGAGGACCCGGACCGAGAGGGACTGCTGGAGACGCCGGCCCGGGTGGCGCGGGCGTACAAGGAGATCTTCGCCGGGCTGTGGCAGAAGCCGGAGGACGTGCTCACCACGACGTTCGACCTCGGTCATGACGAAATGGTGCTGGTCAAGGACATCGAGCTGGTATCGAGCTGTGAGCACCACCTGGTGCCGTTCGTCGGTGTGGCGCATGTGGGATACATCCCGTCCGCCGACGGCAAGATCACCGGCCTGTCCAAGCTGGCCCGGCTGGTCGATGTCTACGCCCGGCGCCCGCAGGTCCAGGAGCGTCTGACCACGCAGATCGCGGACTCGCTGATGGAGATCCTGGAGCCGCGCGGCGTGATCGTCGTCATCGAGTGCGAGCACATGTGCATGACCATGCGCGGCGTACGCAAGCCGGGAGCCAAGACGACGACGTCGGCCGTCCGCGGCCAGCTGCGCGACGCCGCCACGCGCGCCGAGGCGATGAGCCTGATACTCGCCCGCTGA